TCCACCCGGCCATGTTACCTAATTTTCCAGGAAGGCACAGTATTTTAGATGCCTTTGAAGCCGGCGTTTCAGAGACTGGGGTAACTGTTCATTTTGTGGATAATGGCATTGATACTGGCGAGATAATTGCTCAAGAAGCTGTGCCAATCCTGATTAATGACACAATTGATATACTTGAGACACGCATTCATAATGTTGAACATGTGTTGTATCCTAACACACTTGCAAAGTTAATAGATGAAGGAGTATTTTTAAAATGACACGAGCATTACTTAGCGTTTCTGATAAGAGTGGTTTAATCCCTTTTGCCAAAAATTTAGTTGAATTAGGTTATGAATTGGTATCTACTGGCGGTACTCATAAGGTATTGGCAGATGCTGGTTTAGCTGTTATCTCAATTGATGAGGTAACTGATTTTCCAGAAATGCTGGATGGGCGTGTAAAAACTTTGCATCCCCGTGTCCATGCAGGTTTGCTTGCTCGTCGTGATTTACCAGAGCACATGGCAAAATTAGCAGAATTTGATATCACACCGATTGATATGGTAGTTGTTAATTTATATCCCTTCAAATCAACCATCCAAAAAGAAGGTGTTACTGAGGCGGAAGCAATTGAAAACATTGATATTGGTGGTCCTTCAATGTTACGTTCTGCTGCCAAAAATTTTGCGTCAGTTTTGCCAATTGTTGATCCAAAAGACTATGACGTTGTTGTCAATAAGTTGAAAGCTGGCGAAGTTGATCGTGAATATCGTAAGTCGTTGGCCGCAAAAGTATTCCAACATACCGCTAGCTATGATGCTTTGATTGCCAATTATTTGACGGAAACAGCATTTCCTGAAAATCTAACATTACCTTACGAAAAATTTGATGATATGCGTTACGGGGAAAATCCACATCAACCAGCTGCTGCCTATAAGACAGCCTTACCTGAAGCTTATTCGGTTCTGAATGCTGATATTTTACATGGTAAACAATTGTCATATAACAATATTCGTGACGCTGATGCAGCACTTAGAATAATTGCTGAGTATGAAGAAACGACAGTTGTTACAGTTAAGCATATGAACCCAGCTGGAATAGGGCAGGGAGAAACTTTGGAAGCTGCTTGGGATCAAGCCTTTG
The Leuconostoc suionicum genome window above contains:
- the purH gene encoding bifunctional phosphoribosylaminoimidazolecarboxamide formyltransferase/IMP cyclohydrolase → MTRALLSVSDKSGLIPFAKNLVELGYELVSTGGTHKVLADAGLAVISIDEVTDFPEMLDGRVKTLHPRVHAGLLARRDLPEHMAKLAEFDITPIDMVVVNLYPFKSTIQKEGVTEAEAIENIDIGGPSMLRSAAKNFASVLPIVDPKDYDVVVNKLKAGEVDREYRKSLAAKVFQHTASYDALIANYLTETAFPENLTLPYEKFDDMRYGENPHQPAAAYKTALPEAYSVLNADILHGKQLSYNNIRDADAALRIIAEYEETTVVTVKHMNPAGIGQGETLEAAWDQAFAADDISIFGGIVALNREVDVATAEKMHAIFLEIIIAPSFTPEAYEILATKKNLRLLTLPFTTNIPQKLEVTSVLGGVVVQERDLVGESEDNFTVVSKAQPTKEQLQAMIFAQKVVKHVKSNAIVVARNGQTLGIGAGQPNRIDSVVYSIQKAEKKPGFDEAVLASDAFFPMDDSVQYAAEHGIKAIVEPGGSIKDKDSIAKADELGVVLIFSGTRHFKH